The proteins below are encoded in one region of Brassica napus cultivar Da-Ae chromosome A6, Da-Ae, whole genome shotgun sequence:
- the LOC111198875 gene encoding uncharacterized protein LOC111198875 has translation MVRCVRFWRGQWKKSGDEWEFITHPEDIGYRVVVYATVSYNAIDQILRQRYGLSQNTPLVLSHRLPSWMLGPQGNRIPPATISSTAELSWLLHGRTWISELPILIMMGPKDVAEYEFHCRTNFAIGNTTYVFDHTANDNSRAAYESLVFGNRAAQTERVMDALFPQDSLRLFHRVSLEMAFADNFLATQQGGTQPVREIIELDDDDTEMDEVALGNATTGITGFGAEAIGPDGEGNANPGVSGLLNEVVGTVVQGNAIPGVTGLGTEGDGPVLQENATPGVTVLGNEVVGPVGQGDAPPILWDVGMDMTAMEEHRRARATPTEGLDDGMMFWARIATECLAGGGRGATVNINDNVGSEVGERIEPVRPVDRRGLSPSPDGLDDSEGSYTDSTHADIGPLTQPTSDELEAARGLVLATTKPVEGDIPMGTEPTASKTLAPMVKLAMFCATKGEGSTNPKQRPKETSSEGSSTEGGW, from the exons ATGGTTCGCTGTGTGCGATTTTGGCGAGGCCAATGGAAGAAGAGTGGAGATGAGTGGGAGTTCATAACCCATCCAGAAGACATAGGCTATAGGGTGGTCGTCTATGCGACTGTGAGCTACAATGCGATTGACCAGATATTAAGACAGCGCTACGGTCTCAGCCAGAATACCCCTCTTGTCCTTTCTCACCGACTTCCTAGTTGGATGCTCGGTCCCCAAGGTAACCGGATACCGCCAGCGACGATCTCGAGCACGGCTGAGTTGTCTTGGCTTCTCCATGGGAGAACCTGGATAAGTGAGCTTCCTATACTCATAATGATGGGTCCAAAAGACGTTGCTGAATATGAGTTTCACTGCCGTACTAATTTTGCAATAGGCAATACAACGTATGTCTTTGATCACACAGCAAACGATAACTCAAGAGCCGCTTACGAAA GTTTAGTCTTTGGTAATCGTGCAGCACAGACCGAGCGGGTCATGGATGCTTTATTTCCCCAAGACAGCTTGCGTCTCTTCCACCGAGTTTCATTGGAGATGGCTTTCGCAGACAACTTTCTGGCTACCCAACAGGGAGGAACACAGCCAGTTAGAGAGATAATCGAACTTGACGACGATGACACTGAAATGGATGAAGTAGCACTAGGAAATGCTACAACAG GTATAACCGGCTTTGGAGCCGAAGCCATTGGACCTGATGGTGAAGGAAATGCGAACCCTG GTGTATCCGGGCTTCTTAACGAGGTCGTAGGAACTGTTGTTCAAGGAAATGCGATCCCTG GCGTAACTGGGCTTGGTACCGAAGGAGATGGACCTGTTCTTCAAGAAAATGCGACCCCGG GTGTGACTGTGCTTGGTAACGAAGTCGTTGGGCCTGTTGGTCAAGGAGATGCGCCCCCAATATTATGGGATGTTGGTATGGACATGACGGCAATGGAAGAGCATCGAAGGGCGCGGGCAACGCCAACTGAGGGACTTGATGATGGTATGATGTTTTGGGCTCGTATAGCGACAGAATGTCTGGCAGGCGGTGGACGTGGGGCTACTGTGAACATAAATGATAATGTTGGGTCCGAAGTGGGAGAGCGAATTGAGCCTGTTCGCCCAGTGGACAGACGGGGTTTGAGCCCATCTCCAGATGGTCTTGATGACAGCGAAGGTTCTTACACGGACTCGACGCATGCAGACATTGGGCCCCTAACACAGCCCACAAGTGACG AGTTGGAGGCGGCTCGTGGATTGGTGTTGGCCACTACTAAACCAGTGGAGGGGGATATTCCAATGGGGACCGAACCAACCGCAAGTAAAACTCTTGCTCCGATGGTGAAGTTGGCAATGTTCTGTGCAACAAAAGGCGAAGGGTCCACCAATCCAAAACAGAGGCCGAAGGAGACTTCTTCTGAAGGGAGCAGCACAGAAGGTGGGTGGTGA
- the LOC111198992 gene encoding uncharacterized protein LOC111198992 → MTFPGDIGHYDGEVETGMIFRNRDAIRQYMAVHAINKKFRFRSRKSEPGLMVLECCGESCPWRVYAVKLKDAKVFEIRKVIPEHSCSIDDRGGYQRQATATVIGEILRTKFGGACTGPKPREIKQMMHGDHDVDISYWKAWRSRDVAIDKVKGTTNSSYLQLPTYLKQLVVANPGTITSLYTEAIDGGGERFKYMFVAFGASIQGYEYMRKVIVVDGTHLKGKYAGCLLTASAQDGNYQIFPLAFAIVDSENDSSWEWFFQQMTTFVNGDEGLVFVSDRHPSISKGISKVYPTAGHCICAVHLKRNIRSNFRARHLEYLVAKAARTFRMQDFYIIFNDIKNMDARCAEYLLEIGLEHWARAHFPGNRYNIMTSNLAESWNAVLREAREFPVIPLIDFIRTKLTEWFATRREAANKNKGSVTPKVASMLTKNFEIGGGYQVTLIAEDEYEVRNKTGGSFHVDLAKKTCSCSEFQMLAIPCSHAVAAAIKGKVSVESLVLPAYTVGELRSAYAGSVLPVPDTIEVTELASELGGMNLYPPTTRRPPGRPKKQRFFSRGEKIVSVS, encoded by the exons ATGACTTTTCCAGGAGACATTGGACACTACGATGGCGAGGTGGAAACAGGCATGATATTCAGGAACCGGGACGCTATCAGACAGTATATGGCGGTTCACGCAATAAACAAGAAGTTTCGTTTCAGGAGTAGGAAATCCGAACCAGGGTTGATGGTTCTTGAGTGCTGTGGAGAGAGTTGTCCTTGGAGGGTATATGCCGTTAAGCTGAAGGATGCGAAGGTTTTCGAGATAAGGAAAGTCATACCGGAACACTCATGTTCCATTGACGACCGCGGTGGCTATCAAAGGCAAGCAACAGCAACTGTTATTGGCGAAATCTTGAGGACCAAGTTTGGCGGGGCTTGCACGGGACCAAAACCCCGAGAAATAAAACAGATGATGCATGGTGATCATGATGTAGATATATCGTACTGGAAGGCGTGGCGATCGAGAGACGTTGCCATTGACAAAGTGAAGGGCACAACGAATTCATCTTACTTGCAGCTCCCAACCTATCTAAAGCAGCTAGTTGTTGCAAATCCGGGGACCATCACAAGCCTTTATACAGAAGCAATTGACGGCGGAGGTGAACGTTTCAAGTACATGTTTGTGGCCTTTGGTGCTTCTATTCAGGGTTATGAGTATATGAGGAAGGTTATCGTCGTTGATGGTACGCATTTGAAGGGTAAATACGCGGGTTGCTTGCTTACAGCATCTGCCCAGGATGGCAACTACCAAATATTCCCCCTGGCATTTGCAATCGTGGATAGTGAGAACGACTCGTCATGGGAGTGGTTTTTTCAGCAGATGACAACATTTGTAAATGGTGACGAGGGGTTGGTGTTTGTCTCTGATAGGCACCCATCAATATCCAAGGGGATTAGCAAG GTGTATCCCACGGCAGGGCATTGTATTTGCGCGGTGCATTTGAAGAGGAACATACGTTCAAATTTCAGAGCAAGACACTTGGAGTATCTCGTTGCAAAGGCGGCGCGGACTTTCAGGATGCAAGACTTCTATATCATTTTCAACGACATTAAGAACATGGATGCAAGGTGCGCAGAGTATCTTCTGGAAATCGGTTTGGAACATTGGGCGAGAGCGCATTTTCCTGGGAACCGTTACAATATCATGACTAGCAACTTAGCGGAGTCTTGGAATGCAGTGTTGCGTGAAGCTCGAGAATTCCCGGTAATACCGTTGATTGACTTCATCCGTACCAAGTTGACGGAGTGGTTTGCTACTCGTCGAGAAGCCGCAAACAAGAATAAAGGCTCTGTCACACCGAAGGTTGCAAGTATGCTGacaaaaaattttgaaattggtGGAGGTTACCAAGTAACCCTTATTGCGGAGGATGAGTATGAAGTGCGTAACAAGACCGGTGGGAGTTTTCATGTTGATCTTGCTAAAAAAACTTGTAGCTGCTCCGAATTTCAAATGCTAGCTATACCATGTTCTCATGCTGTTGCTGCTGCAATAAAGGGGAAAGTTAGCGTCGAGTCCTTGGTGTTACCCGCATATACTGTGGGGGAGCTGAGGTCCGCATATGCAGGAAGTGTGCTCCCGGTGCCAGACACTATTGAGGTGACCGAGTTGGCTAGCGAATTGGGTGGGATGAATTTATATCCTCCTACAACAAGAAGGCCACCTGGTAGGCCAAAAAAGCAAAGGTTCTTCTCGAGGGGTGAAAAAATTGTGAGTGTCTCTTAA